The Deinococcus proteolyticus MRP genome includes a window with the following:
- a CDS encoding homoserine O-acetyltransferase family protein: MTADHSFDYDYSESPMVQAAAVRSQVSFAHVRLFRDRPLLLDCGLAVSDIQVNYHTYGRPAEEAVLVLHALTGDSAVHAWWPDFLGVGRPLDPSRDFIVCGNVLGGCNGSSGPEDLPDGATLTLRDMARAGRALLEHLGVRRVRVVGCSMGGMLAYAWLLENPDMVDRAVIVAAPARHSPWAVGLNTAARSAIALAPGGEGLKVARQIAMLSYRSPESLAQRQPHRASGEQPVVRYLLSHGEKLAARFSETSYLAITQAMDAFQPTERELRAIRTPVLAVGISSDLLYTAREVRDSVTTLPYGEYWELHSPHGHDAFLMDPGQLPRVVADFLHGN, translated from the coding sequence ATGACGGCGGACCACAGTTTTGACTACGACTACTCCGAATCCCCGATGGTGCAGGCGGCAGCAGTGCGCTCGCAGGTGTCCTTCGCGCACGTGCGGCTGTTCCGTGACCGGCCCCTGCTGCTCGACTGTGGCCTGGCCGTCAGCGACATTCAGGTGAACTACCACACCTATGGCCGCCCTGCGGAGGAAGCGGTGCTGGTGCTGCATGCCCTGACCGGTGACAGCGCCGTTCACGCCTGGTGGCCGGACTTTCTGGGGGTGGGCCGCCCACTGGACCCCAGCCGAGACTTTATCGTTTGCGGCAACGTACTGGGGGGCTGCAACGGCTCCAGCGGCCCGGAGGACCTTCCGGACGGTGCCACGCTGACCCTGCGTGACATGGCCCGCGCCGGCCGCGCCCTGCTGGAGCACCTTGGGGTACGGCGGGTCAGGGTGGTGGGGTGCAGCATGGGCGGCATGCTGGCCTACGCCTGGCTGCTGGAGAACCCGGACATGGTGGACAGAGCAGTGATTGTGGCCGCTCCGGCGCGGCATTCGCCCTGGGCCGTAGGGCTGAACACGGCGGCCCGCAGCGCGATTGCCCTGGCTCCGGGAGGCGAAGGGCTGAAGGTGGCCCGGCAAATTGCCATGCTCAGCTACCGCAGCCCGGAAAGCCTCGCCCAGCGTCAGCCGCACCGTGCCAGCGGTGAACAGCCGGTGGTGCGCTACCTGCTGAGCCACGGTGAAAAGCTGGCCGCCCGCTTCTCCGAAACCAGTTACCTGGCCATTACCCAGGCGATGGACGCCTTTCAGCCGACCGAGCGTGAACTGCGGGCCATCCGCACCCCGGTGCTGGCGGTCGGAATCTCCAGCGACCTGCTTTACACCGCCCGTGAAGTGCGCGACTCAGTAACGACCCTGCCCTACGGCGAGTACTGGGAGCTGCACAGTCCGCACGGACACGACGCTTTCCTGATGGACCCAGGACAGTTGCCACGGGTGGTGGCTGACTTTCTGCACGGCAACTGA
- the lpdA gene encoding dihydrolipoyl dehydrogenase encodes MDSYDVLVIGGGPAGYVAAIRAAQLGFKVACVDAFERDGKASLGGTCLNVGCIPSKAMLDSSEKYEMIQTEAEEHGIHVQGASVDVSKMLSRKNGVVDKLTGGIAYLFKKNKIQSFHGLGRLVRQDEGGWVVDAAGTEVVARHVIVATGSNPRELPIAPFGGHVVENSGALSFEAVPGKLGVIGAGVIGLELGSVWRRLGAEVTILEALPGFLMAADDAVSKEALKQFKKQGLDFHFGVNISRVEQDDSGVTVTYAEGDQEVTARFDKLIVSIGRVPNTQGLGAENVGLELDERGFVRVDSHYRTNLPGVYAIGDVIGGAMLAHKAEEEGVALAEMLAGQAGHVAYDAIPWVIYTSPEIAWAGLTEKAAKEQGLSVKTGQFPFSANGRALGHGDPRGFVKVVADAGTDKILGVHMIGANVSELIAEVVAIMEFGGSAEDLARTIHAHPTLAEVVKEAALAVDGRALHM; translated from the coding sequence ATGGATTCTTATGACGTGTTGGTCATCGGCGGCGGCCCGGCGGGTTACGTGGCAGCCATTCGTGCGGCGCAGCTGGGCTTCAAGGTGGCTTGTGTGGACGCCTTCGAGCGGGACGGCAAGGCCTCACTGGGCGGCACCTGCCTCAACGTGGGCTGCATTCCCAGCAAGGCGATGCTGGACTCTTCCGAGAAGTACGAAATGATTCAGACCGAAGCCGAAGAGCACGGCATTCACGTGCAGGGCGCTTCGGTGGACGTGTCCAAGATGCTGTCCCGCAAAAACGGCGTGGTCGACAAGCTGACCGGCGGCATCGCCTACCTGTTCAAGAAGAACAAGATTCAGTCCTTCCACGGCCTGGGCCGCCTGGTGCGCCAGGACGAGGGCGGCTGGGTGGTGGACGCCGCCGGCACCGAAGTGGTGGCCCGTCACGTCATCGTGGCGACCGGCTCCAACCCCCGCGAACTGCCCATCGCTCCTTTCGGCGGGCACGTCGTGGAAAACAGCGGTGCGCTGAGCTTTGAAGCCGTCCCCGGCAAGCTGGGCGTGATCGGCGCAGGCGTAATCGGCCTGGAGCTGGGCAGCGTGTGGCGCCGCCTGGGTGCCGAAGTGACCATTCTGGAAGCCCTGCCCGGCTTCCTGATGGCCGCCGACGACGCCGTGAGCAAAGAAGCGCTCAAGCAGTTCAAGAAACAGGGGCTGGATTTCCACTTTGGCGTGAACATCAGCCGCGTGGAGCAGGACGACTCCGGCGTGACCGTCACCTACGCAGAGGGCGACCAAGAAGTCACGGCCCGCTTCGACAAGCTGATTGTGAGCATTGGCCGCGTGCCCAACACGCAGGGTCTGGGCGCTGAAAACGTGGGCCTGGAGCTGGACGAGCGCGGTTTCGTGCGCGTGGACAGCCACTACCGCACCAACCTGCCCGGCGTATACGCCATCGGCGATGTGATCGGCGGCGCCATGCTGGCCCACAAGGCCGAGGAGGAAGGCGTGGCCCTGGCCGAGATGCTGGCGGGTCAGGCCGGACACGTGGCCTACGACGCCATTCCCTGGGTCATCTACACCAGCCCCGAAATCGCCTGGGCGGGCCTGACCGAAAAGGCCGCCAAGGAACAGGGCCTGAGCGTGAAGACCGGCCAGTTCCCCTTCAGCGCCAACGGCCGGGCGCTGGGCCACGGCGACCCGCGCGGCTTCGTGAAAGTGGTGGCCGACGCCGGCACCGACAAGATTCTGGGCGTCCACATGATCGGCGCGAACGTCTCGGAACTGATTGCCGAAGTGGTGGCCATCATGGAATTCGGCGGCAGTGCCGAGGACCTGGCCCGCACCATCCACGCGCACCCCACCCTGGCCGAAGTGGTCAAGGAAGCCGCTCTGGCTGTGGACGGCCGCGCCCTGCACATGTAG
- a CDS encoding N-acetylmuramoyl-L-alanine amidase family protein has product MSARARAKLARRLQASASSLLLGAGLLTLAVLPVAAAQVAGTARSPASGLTLDHPQAPIFVAYPDDGHRVAHPYVLLEGSVLPGTSLQLNGRPLTAGPDGLFIEWVPLQQGANLLRLTSQRGGQSWAATLRVFRQAAPARAAAPLQPLNPPRTAEVVDPDQGYGVNPVRAAWEDDAGRPVLYARAGIRAEVVAVRGDLSRVRLADGRLLWASRDTLRLLPPGTPLLLAAVAAPRWRAAGAGEWQELEFPVSARVPFQLAEQGGRLQLSIIGARPGGSWTLPAGLDLNLQAQASTLQLDLGVGRPLHGFQAFYRAGELGDTLVLRYRTAPLPGPLAGRHIVLDAGHGGSELGGAGSLRVPEKGLTLPITLRIAELLRAQGAQVTLTRADDRTVPLYSRPLLAEQRGAEVLVSIHANAIPDGKDPRSVRGIGSYFTHEQSRPLAAALQAALVAALPQAGDDGLHPAANLALTRPTSQPSVLLELGYLTDPQNLRLLMSPAGQEACAQAVAAGLGRYFALLPQ; this is encoded by the coding sequence GTGTCGGCCAGAGCCAGGGCGAAACTTGCGCGGCGACTGCAAGCTTCGGCCAGCTCACTGCTGCTGGGAGCTGGGCTGCTGACGCTGGCTGTTCTCCCGGTTGCCGCCGCTCAGGTCGCGGGAACGGCCCGCAGCCCGGCATCCGGTCTGACCCTGGACCACCCCCAGGCCCCGATTTTCGTGGCCTATCCGGACGACGGGCACCGCGTGGCGCATCCCTACGTGTTGCTGGAAGGCAGCGTGCTGCCGGGAACCAGCCTGCAGCTGAACGGGCGGCCGCTGACGGCAGGGCCCGACGGTCTGTTTATCGAGTGGGTTCCCCTCCAGCAGGGGGCCAATCTGCTGCGCCTGACCAGCCAGCGCGGCGGCCAGAGCTGGGCGGCCACGCTGCGGGTGTTCCGGCAGGCGGCGCCTGCCCGCGCTGCGGCGCCGCTGCAACCGCTGAATCCGCCCCGCACTGCCGAGGTCGTGGACCCGGACCAGGGCTATGGGGTCAACCCTGTGCGGGCTGCCTGGGAGGACGATGCCGGCCGACCGGTGCTGTACGCCCGCGCCGGCATACGTGCCGAGGTGGTGGCCGTGCGCGGCGACCTCAGCCGGGTGCGCCTGGCCGACGGCCGCCTGCTCTGGGCCAGCCGTGACACGCTGCGGCTGCTGCCTCCCGGTACGCCGCTGCTGCTGGCGGCCGTGGCGGCCCCGCGCTGGCGTGCGGCGGGAGCGGGGGAGTGGCAGGAGCTGGAATTTCCGGTGTCGGCCCGCGTACCGTTCCAGCTGGCTGAACAGGGCGGAAGACTGCAGCTCAGCATCATCGGGGCGCGGCCGGGGGGCAGCTGGACCCTACCGGCTGGTCTGGACCTGAACCTGCAGGCCCAGGCCAGCACGCTGCAGCTGGACCTGGGTGTGGGGCGGCCGCTGCACGGCTTTCAGGCGTTTTACCGGGCTGGCGAACTGGGTGACACTCTGGTGCTGCGTTACCGCACGGCTCCCCTTCCTGGCCCACTGGCCGGACGTCACATCGTGCTGGACGCGGGGCACGGCGGCAGTGAGCTGGGTGGTGCCGGGTCACTGCGCGTGCCTGAAAAGGGCCTGACCCTGCCCATCACCCTGCGTATAGCCGAACTGCTGCGGGCCCAGGGCGCGCAGGTCACCCTGACCCGCGCCGACGACCGCACTGTGCCGCTGTACAGCCGTCCTCTGCTGGCCGAGCAGCGCGGCGCCGAAGTGTTGGTCAGTATTCACGCCAATGCCATTCCTGATGGCAAAGACCCCCGCAGCGTGCGCGGAATCGGCAGTTACTTCACGCATGAACAGAGCCGGCCGCTGGCTGCCGCCCTGCAAGCGGCGCTGGTGGCGGCGCTGCCGCAAGCTGGAGACGACGGCCTGCACCCCGCTGCCAACCTGGCCCTCACCCGGCCTACTTCGCAGCCCAGTGTGCTGCTGGAGCTGGGGTACCTGACTGACCCCCAGAATCTGCGGCTGCTGATGAGTCCGGCGGGCCAGGAGGCCTGCGCGCAGGCTGTGGCAGCCGGACTGGGCCGGTACTTCGCATTGCTGCCGCAGTAG
- a CDS encoding methylenetetrahydrofolate reductase: MTTTLYTPRISVELVPRTRESLQAELDELRRLWPAITAVNLPDLDHLELGSCESCALPQAQGLSRIPHLRASRIALGDVPQVLRQLGSLGVSEVLVVQGDPPTDGRPVQSTTSLELIRALKAAQPDLTVHAALDPYRQSLQDEQTYALRKIEAGAASLFTQPLFDTRLMEVFGEMLPGVPIYWGLTNVSSERSRNYWIRRNRAVFPASFEPTLDWCTDFAREAVQHAQSTGSHLYFMPIRTSLRDFLGAVFPPAGGGVDPEGQELGAAALAAAGHHRRQAGAFS; this comes from the coding sequence ATGACCACAACCTTATATACCCCCCGCATTTCGGTGGAGCTGGTTCCCCGCACCCGGGAAAGCCTCCAGGCCGAGCTGGACGAACTGCGCCGCCTGTGGCCCGCCATTACGGCCGTCAACCTGCCGGACCTGGACCACCTGGAGCTGGGCTCCTGCGAGAGCTGCGCGCTACCGCAGGCCCAGGGCCTCAGCCGCATTCCGCACCTGCGGGCGTCGCGGATTGCTCTGGGCGATGTCCCGCAGGTGCTGCGGCAGCTGGGCAGCCTGGGAGTGAGCGAGGTGCTGGTGGTGCAGGGTGACCCCCCCACCGACGGACGCCCCGTGCAGTCCACCACCAGCCTGGAGCTTATCCGCGCTCTGAAAGCCGCGCAGCCGGACCTGACCGTTCATGCCGCGCTGGACCCCTACCGCCAGAGCCTGCAAGATGAGCAAACCTATGCCCTGCGCAAGATTGAGGCCGGAGCTGCCAGCCTGTTTACCCAGCCGCTGTTCGACACCCGGCTGATGGAAGTGTTCGGGGAGATGCTGCCTGGCGTGCCGATTTACTGGGGGCTGACCAACGTGAGCAGCGAGCGCAGCCGCAACTACTGGATCAGGCGCAACCGCGCCGTGTTTCCGGCCAGCTTCGAGCCCACGCTCGACTGGTGCACCGACTTCGCCCGCGAGGCCGTGCAGCATGCCCAGAGCACCGGCAGCCACCTGTACTTCATGCCGATTCGCACCAGCCTACGCGACTTCCTGGGCGCCGTATTTCCCCCGGCCGGCGGTGGCGTAGACCCCGAAGGTCAGGAGCTGGGCGCAGCAGCGCTGGCCGCAGCTGGCCATCACCGCCGGCAGGCCGGGGCCTTCTCCTAG
- a CDS encoding DUF937 domain-containing protein codes for MNLQDQFSNFFSNRVVELLAGAVGLNPSQTQSALRTILPRQLDSLADLAGNPQTAANLGDLWTGSDLPQDPEQALGSAEGLSRLETLGQTLSGRLFGGTGNWLGDAAQFAGGNQSAASRLSHLALPLLLSFLGRSGVTAQNAASQLTGMRGALSAMLPAAGVAGVTQLVEGTGTGEVIDSVAARPEVEVREGAPVHATPTPAPAPQPEPERHLAAAPVPQERSGCNPLWLLPLLLLGGLAWYLSQNREEPIPAPTTSQTTTSTTTTTSASTTSASTTSASTTDEGIVVGNVKDGAELPLEPFVLSGTAPADEVLSITNQNGELLATETADADGKWEIQMPAPLAGENVYTVTGTPSEATSIFTVQGTGESSSAAATTPAAAATVSTTTSTTTTSAASTAGEPVTITEPASGAAVPAESFTIAGQGQPNAKYALFEDGVNVGTFFADEKGAWSADITAPQPGDRTYAVIDESGNQVAELPVTVNQPVASADCSVNDVLSLSLADGDTVSAPFRFGGTGSAESYTVRVLRGSDQIGEKVIDNGDNCSWSYLSEPGGQAGSTGEITYEVTPAGASTPESTITLNVVQSGANFENGQYVGPTTN; via the coding sequence ATGAACTTACAAGACCAATTCAGCAATTTTTTCTCCAACCGCGTGGTCGAACTGCTGGCCGGCGCCGTTGGCCTGAACCCTTCCCAGACCCAGTCGGCCCTGCGGACCATCTTGCCCCGTCAGCTGGACAGCCTGGCTGACCTGGCCGGCAACCCGCAGACCGCAGCCAACCTGGGTGACCTGTGGACCGGCAGCGACCTGCCCCAGGACCCTGAGCAGGCCCTGGGCAGCGCTGAGGGCCTCAGCCGCCTGGAAACCCTGGGACAGACCCTCAGCGGCCGCCTGTTCGGCGGGACCGGTAACTGGCTGGGCGACGCGGCGCAGTTCGCCGGCGGCAACCAGAGTGCGGCCAGCCGCCTGAGCCACCTGGCGCTGCCTCTGCTGCTGAGCTTCCTGGGCCGCAGCGGTGTGACGGCCCAGAACGCCGCCAGCCAGCTGACCGGTATGCGCGGCGCACTGAGCGCCATGCTGCCCGCTGCCGGCGTTGCAGGCGTGACCCAGCTGGTCGAAGGTACCGGCACCGGCGAAGTGATTGACTCGGTGGCTGCCCGCCCCGAAGTCGAAGTGCGTGAAGGTGCACCTGTGCACGCTACCCCAACCCCCGCTCCCGCGCCACAGCCCGAGCCCGAGCGGCACCTGGCTGCTGCCCCCGTGCCGCAGGAGCGCAGCGGCTGCAACCCGCTGTGGCTGCTGCCCCTGCTGCTGTTGGGTGGCCTGGCCTGGTACCTGAGCCAGAACCGCGAAGAACCCATCCCTGCGCCCACAACCTCACAGACCACCACCTCGACCACGACCACTACCTCGGCCAGCACCACTTCGGCCAGTACCACTTCGGCCAGCACCACCGACGAAGGCATTGTGGTGGGCAACGTCAAGGACGGCGCCGAGCTGCCCCTGGAGCCCTTCGTCCTGAGCGGCACCGCTCCTGCCGACGAAGTTCTGAGCATCACCAACCAGAACGGTGAGCTACTCGCCACCGAAACTGCCGACGCCGACGGCAAGTGGGAAATCCAGATGCCTGCTCCTCTGGCCGGTGAAAACGTGTACACCGTTACCGGCACCCCCAGCGAGGCCACCAGTATCTTTACGGTGCAGGGCACTGGCGAGAGCAGCAGTGCTGCTGCCACCACCCCCGCTGCAGCCGCCACGGTCAGCACCACCACCAGCACGACCACGACCTCGGCAGCCAGCACCGCCGGTGAGCCTGTCACCATCACTGAGCCGGCCAGTGGCGCCGCCGTGCCAGCCGAGTCGTTCACCATCGCCGGTCAGGGCCAGCCCAACGCCAAGTACGCTCTGTTTGAGGACGGCGTGAACGTAGGCACCTTCTTCGCAGACGAAAAGGGAGCCTGGAGCGCCGATATCACGGCCCCTCAGCCTGGCGACCGCACCTACGCGGTGATTGACGAGAGCGGCAATCAGGTGGCAGAACTGCCCGTAACTGTGAACCAGCCTGTGGCCTCGGCCGACTGCTCGGTCAACGACGTGCTGAGCCTCAGCCTGGCCGACGGCGATACCGTCAGCGCCCCCTTCCGCTTCGGCGGCACCGGCAGCGCCGAGAGCTACACCGTGCGTGTGCTGCGCGGCAGCGACCAGATTGGCGAGAAGGTCATCGACAACGGCGACAACTGCTCCTGGAGCTACCTGAGCGAGCCCGGCGGCCAGGCAGGCAGCACCGGCGAAATCACCTACGAAGTGACCCCGGCCGGCGCGAGCACCCCTGAAAGCACCATCACCCTGAACGTGGTGCAGAGCGGTGCCAACTTCGAAAACGGCCAGTACGTTGGCCCGACCACCAACTGA
- a CDS encoding O-acetylhomoserine aminocarboxypropyltransferase/cysteine synthase family protein: MTHFETLQVHAGQRPDPATGAQAVPVYPTNSYVFESAEHAADLFALRAFGNIYSRLTNPTNAVLEERVAALEGGSGAVAVASGHAAQLTALTTLAQAGDNIVSSPNLYGGTSNQFRVTLQRLGIEVRFTSAEDRPEEFAALTDDRTRAFYVETLSNPSLSVPDFAGLAAVAREHGVALVVDNTFGAGGYYCQPLLHGANVLVESLSKWIGGHGNGIGGIIVDGGNFDWGNGRYPLFSEGSPSYHGLNFWDTFGEGNALGLPNVAFSIRARTEGLRDLGATLAPQQAWQFIQGVQTLSLRAERQAHNAQALAEWLRGQPGVERVTYPGLPEHPSHERARQYLPRGFGGVLTFELGGGVAAGRALIDRLQLAEHVANVGDNRTLAIHPASTTHSQLSEEGQRTAGVTPGLVRVSLGIEHISDIQADFAQALRGQ; the protein is encoded by the coding sequence ATGACCCATTTCGAGACCCTGCAGGTGCATGCGGGCCAGCGTCCCGACCCTGCCACCGGTGCCCAGGCGGTGCCGGTCTACCCGACCAACTCTTACGTGTTCGAGTCGGCGGAGCACGCCGCAGACCTGTTCGCGCTGCGGGCGTTCGGCAACATCTACTCGCGCCTGACCAACCCCACCAATGCGGTGCTAGAAGAACGCGTCGCTGCCCTGGAAGGCGGCAGCGGCGCCGTGGCGGTGGCCAGCGGGCACGCGGCGCAGCTCACGGCCCTGACCACGCTGGCGCAGGCCGGCGACAACATCGTGTCTTCGCCCAATCTGTACGGCGGCACCTCCAACCAGTTCCGGGTGACCCTGCAGCGCCTGGGCATCGAGGTCCGCTTTACTTCCGCCGAGGACCGCCCCGAAGAGTTCGCCGCCCTGACCGACGACCGGACCCGCGCCTTTTACGTAGAAACGCTGAGCAACCCTTCGCTGAGCGTGCCTGACTTCGCCGGCTTGGCGGCGGTGGCCCGTGAACACGGCGTCGCCCTGGTGGTGGACAACACTTTTGGAGCCGGCGGGTACTACTGCCAGCCGCTGCTGCACGGCGCCAATGTCCTGGTGGAGTCGCTGAGCAAGTGGATTGGCGGGCACGGCAACGGAATTGGCGGAATTATCGTGGACGGCGGCAATTTCGACTGGGGCAACGGGCGCTATCCACTGTTCAGCGAAGGCAGCCCCAGTTACCACGGCCTGAACTTCTGGGACACCTTTGGCGAGGGGAACGCTCTGGGCCTGCCCAACGTGGCGTTCTCCATCCGTGCCCGCACTGAGGGACTGCGAGACCTGGGCGCGACCCTGGCCCCGCAGCAGGCCTGGCAGTTTATCCAGGGGGTGCAGACCCTTTCGCTGCGGGCCGAGCGTCAGGCCCACAATGCCCAGGCCCTGGCCGAGTGGCTGCGTGGGCAACCTGGTGTGGAACGGGTCACGTACCCGGGACTGCCGGAGCATCCCAGCCATGAGCGGGCCAGGCAGTATTTGCCGCGTGGTTTCGGCGGTGTGCTGACTTTCGAGCTGGGCGGCGGCGTGGCTGCGGGACGTGCCCTGATTGACCGGCTGCAGCTGGCCGAGCATGTGGCCAATGTGGGCGACAACCGCACCCTGGCCATTCATCCGGCCAGCACCACCCACTCGCAGCTCAGCGAGGAGGGGCAGCGGACTGCCGGCGTGACCCCAGGACTGGTGCGCGTGTCGCTGGGCATCGAGCACATTTCAGATATCCAGGCCGACTTTGCCCAGGCCCTGCGGGGACAATGA